From the Leptospirales bacterium genome, one window contains:
- a CDS encoding transposase: protein MGRKRKSKFDEDFKRNAVKLALEGKKTQAEIAADLGISGYTLSRWKDELLSEGALDNAGLSPDAEVRRLRQQLAIVSEERDILKKAIAVFSRLRR from the coding sequence ATGGGCAGGAAACGCAAGAGCAAATTTGACGAGGATTTCAAGCGCAACGCCGTGAAGCTGGCCCTTGAGGGTAAGAAAACCCAGGCCGAGATCGCGGCTGACCTGGGCATCAGCGGCTATACTTTGAGCCGCTGGAAAGATGAGCTACTCTCCGAGGGGGCTCTGGACAATGCCGGTCTGAGTCCGGATGCCGAAGTCCGGCGGCTGCGCCAGCAGCTCGCGATCGTAAGCGAAGAGCGCGACATATTAAAAAAGGCCATCGCTGTCTTCTCGCGCCTGCGTCGGTGA